Part of the Bacteroidales bacterium genome is shown below.
AAACATTGGAATGCCCTGAAACTGATGAACCGCTGCGGTGAGTTCCTTTCCGCTGCGGATGGCAATAAGGTGCTTCAGCTTGCCACGACGATGGAGGCGGAATATGCCACCCTGGCCAGTTTAGGTTGCATTACCCGCAATGACACCTTTTTGCTGAAGCACATTGAAAAGATCCTGCGGCTGCCTCTGGTCAACGTGGCGGCGATCAGGAAAGCGGATTTCCGGATCGTGGTTGATCCTGTCAATTCCACCGGCGGGATCGCGGTGCCCCTGTTGCTGGAGAAACTGGGCGTAAAGCAGGTCGTTCTGCTGAATGGCGAGGTGAACGGTGATTTTGCCCATCCTCCGGAACCGCTGCCGGAAAACCTCTCCGAGCTGTCGGGCTCAGTGGTCAGGAGCAATGCCCACCTTGGGTTTGCCGTTGATCCGGATGTGGACAGGCTGGCCATTGTCCAGGAAGACGGTGAGATGTTCGGGGAGGAATATACGCTGGTGGCCGTGGCCGATTATGTGCTGAAGCATCAGCAGGGCAACACGGTATCCAACATGTCGTCGACCAGGGCCCTGAAAGACATTACGGAAAAAGCGGGCGGGAATCACTATGCATCGGCCGTCGGAGAGGTCAATGTGGTCAGGGTGATGAAAGAGGTGAAGGCTGTCATCGGCGGAGAAGGCAACGGAGGGATCATTTATCCCGACCTGCATTACGGACGGGACGCGCTCGTCGGCATTGCCCTGTTCCTCTCTCATCTGGCACTCTCCGGCAGATCGTGCTCTGCGCTCAAAAGCCGGCTACCCTACTACTACCTATCCAAAAACAAGATCAATGTTCCGCCGGATGTTGACCTTGACAATGTTTTCAAGGGTTTGCTGACAAAATATGCCAGCCACCCCATCAACAGGGAAGATGGCGTGCGCATTGAATTTGACCGGGACTGGGTACACATCCGGAAATCGAATACCGAACCGGTGATGAGGATCTATGCCGAAAGTGATTCGCAGGTGAAGGCTGAGGTACTGGTGCGGAAGATCATTGCGGATATCGGGGAGGTCATCCGGTTGAATTGACGCTACCCGGATTGAAGGCGCCTGAATGGTTTAACTGTACCCTACCCCCGTCCCCTCCCCTGCGGGCAGGGGAGGGGAGAGTTAATCCTTGAATCCGATCTTGCGGTGGGTGCCGTCGCAATAGGGCTTGTTGGCGGATCCGCCGCAGCGGCACAGCGCCACGTTTTCCTTGATCGTTGTCTTGCCGTCTTTCCCGGTGAATTTGATCTTTCCGTGGATCTGAAAGGGTCCGTCAGGCACCGCCTCAATGGCTCCGATGACCGTGGCGAACGATAATTCTTCGTTCATGTAATAACTCAGTGCACCGGAAGGGCATTTTTTGATCTGCTCAATGATCTTGTCGGTCGGAGCGCCATTGGCATTGATCCAGGGCGAATTGGCGGCATCGAAGACCCCGGGAAGACCCCGGAAACAATTGGTCGAGTGGAAACACTTCTTCGGTTTCCACACTATCGTAACCTCTCCGTTGGTGTATTCTTTGACAATCTCTTCCATGGTGCATCAATGTTGTCGTTACGGGCAAATATACAATAAAGATGATAAAATTACGATAACCCTGATAATTTACAACGAAACATCCAGGGGAATTTATGGGATCTTTTTTAGGAAATTCAATTAGTATCGCTATTTTTGTCCATTGATTCTCACACCGGATTTACCCATTTAATTTTTTGAACAATGGCTGACCTATCCACTACTTACATGGGACTGAAGCTGAAAAATCCGATCATCGCCGGAAGCTCAGGAA
Proteins encoded:
- the glmM gene encoding phosphoglucosamine mutase; the protein is MALIKSISGIRGTLGGTPGDGLTPPDIMKFTIGFAKFLFTKKRTRPLQVVIGRDARPSGEMVSGIVSGTLLGLGIHVIDLGLTTTPTLEIAVMETGSTGGIMITASHNAKHWNALKLMNRCGEFLSAADGNKVLQLATTMEAEYATLASLGCITRNDTFLLKHIEKILRLPLVNVAAIRKADFRIVVDPVNSTGGIAVPLLLEKLGVKQVVLLNGEVNGDFAHPPEPLPENLSELSGSVVRSNAHLGFAVDPDVDRLAIVQEDGEMFGEEYTLVAVADYVLKHQQGNTVSNMSSTRALKDITEKAGGNHYASAVGEVNVVRVMKEVKAVIGGEGNGGIIYPDLHYGRDALVGIALFLSHLALSGRSCSALKSRLPYYYLSKNKINVPPDVDLDNVFKGLLTKYASHPINREDGVRIEFDRDWVHIRKSNTEPVMRIYAESDSQVKAEVLVRKIIADIGEVIRLN
- a CDS encoding (4Fe-4S)-binding protein; protein product: MEEIVKEYTNGEVTIVWKPKKCFHSTNCFRGLPGVFDAANSPWINANGAPTDKIIEQIKKCPSGALSYYMNEELSFATVIGAIEAVPDGPFQIHGKIKFTGKDGKTTIKENVALCRCGGSANKPYCDGTHRKIGFKD